In one window of Gossypium hirsutum isolate 1008001.06 chromosome A01, Gossypium_hirsutum_v2.1, whole genome shotgun sequence DNA:
- the LOC107933117 gene encoding 60S ribosomal protein L14-1, translated as MPFKRYVEIGRVALVNYSKDYGKLVVIVDVVDQNRALVDAPDMVRGQMNFKRLTLTDITIDIPRVPKKKTLIEAMEKADVKNKWESSSWGRKLIVQKRRASLNDFDRFKLMLAKIKRSGVIKQELTKLKKENASSI; from the exons ATG CCGTTTAAGAGATACGTCGAGATCGGGAGAGTGGCTCTCGTTAACTACAGCAAAGACTACGGCAAGTTGGTCGTCATCGTTGATGTCGTCGACCAGAACAGG GCACTTGTTGATGCCCCGGATATGGTAAGAGGCCAAATGAACTTCAAGAGGCTTACATTGACAGATATCACAATTGACATTCCCCGTGTTCCTAAGAAGAAGACATTGATCGAAGCTATGGAGAAGGCTG ATGTTAAGAACAAATGGGAAAGTAGCTCGTGGGGTAGAAAGTTGATTGTCCAGAAGAGAAGAGCATCTCTCAACGACTTCGACAGGTTCAAGCTTATGTTGGCTAAGATCAAG AGGTCTGGAGTCATCAAGCAAGAACTTACTAAGCTGAAAAAGGAGAATGCATCTTCAATTTGA
- the LOC107933118 gene encoding uncharacterized isoform X2 — translation MLPGYDFNQDELKAGMDAAHGILGKHSSVPPSPKNMSPSLPKNMSPSFMETTARLFVTKFFQQYISMGCVIFLEEGGRIFTFKGNMEKCPLKTVLKVHNPQFYWRIMKEADIGLADAYIHGDFSFLDENEGLLNLFRILVANKENSAASGSTKRRTWWSPALLTASISSAKYFVKHLLRQNTITQARRNISRHYDLSNELFSLYLGKMMQYSSGVFRTGEEHLDVAQRRKISSLIEKTRIEKWHEVLDIGCGWGSLAIETVKRTGCKYTGITLSEQQLKYAQEKVKEAGLEDNIKILLCDYRQLPKEHQFDRIISVEMVEHVGEEYIEEFYRCCDQLLKEDGLFVLQFISIPEELSKEIQQTAGFLKEYIFPGGTLLSLDRNLSAMAAATRFSVEHVENIGMSYYHTLRWWRKLFLKNTSKVLALGFDEKFMRTWEYYFDYCAAGFKTGTLIDYQVVFSRAGNFGTLGDPYKGFPSAYSFMDD, via the exons GGTATCTTGGGAAAGCATTCTTCTGTTCCGCCCAGTCCAAAGAATATGTCACCCTCTTTACCAAAGAATATGTCACCCTCTTTCATGGAAACAACGGCACGCCTCTTTGTTACCAAATTCTTTCAACAATATATATCTATGGGCTGCGTAAT TTTTTTAGAGGAAGGAGGCAGAATTTTCACTTTCAAAGGAAACATGGAAAAGTGTCCTCTTAAAACAGTTCTGAAAGTGCATAATCCTCAGTTTTACTGGAGG ATCATGAAAGAAGCTGATATAGGCCTTGCAGACGCATATATCCATggagatttttcttttcttgatgaAAATGAAGGCCTTCTTAATCTTTTCCGG ATTCTTGTTGCCAATAAAGAGAACTCAGCTGCCTCAGGGTCGACTAAAAGAAG GACTTGGTGGTCGCCTGCTCTGTTAACAGCTAGTATATCATCTGCCAAGTATTTTGTGAAGCATCTCTTAAGACAAAATACTATTACACAAGCTCGTAGGAACATTTCTCGTCATTATGATCTG AGTAATGAACTTTTCTCTCTATACTTGGGCAAAATGATGCAATACTCTTCTGGAGTCTTTAGG ACAGGAGAAGAACATTTGGACGTTGCACAGCGAAGAAAAATCAGTTCTCTAATTGAGAAA ACAAGGATAGAGAAATGGCATGAAGTTCTAGACATTGGGTGCGGTTGGGGAAGCTTAGCTATTGAAACTGTGAAAAGAACAGGATGCAAATATACTGGCATCACTCTATCAGAACAGCAACTGAAATATGCTCAAGAAAAAGTGAAGGAAGCTGGACTCGAG GATAACATCAAAATACTTCTCTGTGACTATCGCCAGTTACCTAAGGAACACCAATTTGACAGAATCATATCTGT AGAGATGGTAGAACATGTTGGTGAAGAATATATTGAGGAATTTTACAGATGCTGTGATCAATTACTGAAAGAAGATGGACTTTTCGTTCTTCAG ttCATATCTATCCCAGAGGAGCTTTCCAAAGAAATCCAGCAAACAGCTGGTTTTCTTAAGGAATATATATTCCCTGGTGGAACCCTGCTTTCTTTGGATAGGAATTTATCAGCCATGGCTGCTGCAACAAGATTCAG TGTGGAGCATGTGGAAAACATAGGAATGAGTTATTACCACACACTGAGATGGTGGAGAAAACTTTTCCTGAAAAACACAAG CAAAGTTCTGGCTTTGGGGTTCGACGAGAAGTTCATGCGGACATGGGAATACTATTTCGATTACTGTGCTGCTGGTTTTAAGACAGGAACCCTTATAGATTACCAG GTTGTATTTTCTCGAGCCGGTAATTTCGGTACACTTGGAGATCCATACAAAGGTTTCCCTTCTGCATATTCCTTCATGGATGATTGA
- the LOC107933076 gene encoding transcriptional regulator SUPERMAN yields the protein MERKTAAIKDQTSCYSKSNNKVKESSPWSSCNNQGFGSGGEDYLSGFSWPPRSYTCSFCKREFRSAQALGGHMNVHRRDRARLRQSPPPPPKDHHHHHHGQPPFLNLNLNPNPNPNFSPPSSLTLSTFPPPSPSLSPAKKWLFIDPLNSKPSDSRKGVERDRHSSLGSRPILGVKELKDYVTLDLEIGLVNDSKQDLDLELRLGYS from the coding sequence ATGGAGAGGAAGACAGCAGCCATCAAAGACCAGACAAGCTGCTACAGCAAAAGCAACAACAAGGTTAAGGAATCATCACCGTGGAGCAGCTGTAATAATCAGGGTTTTGGTAGTGGAGGAGAAGATTATCTATCTGGGTTTTCATGGCCACCTAGATCTTACACTTGTAGCTTTTGTAAAAGGGAATTTAGATCAGCTCAAGCTTTAGGTGGTCATATGAATGTTCATAGAAGGGACAGAGCTAGGCTAAGAcaatcaccaccaccaccaccaaaaGACCACCATCATCATCACCACGGTCAGCCCCCTTTTTTGAACCTTAAccttaaccctaaccctaaccctaatttttCCCCTCCATCTTCTCTTACTCTTTCTACATTCCCTCCTCCATCTCCATCACTGTCTCCGGCCAAGAAATGGCTCTTCATCGACCCTTTGAACTCGAAACCCTCTGATTCGCGTAAAGGGGTGGAAAGAGACCGTCATAGTAGCCTCGGCTCTAGGCCGATCCTTGGGGTTAAAGAACTCAAAGATTATGTAACTTTGGACTTGGAGATTGGTTTGGTTAATGATTCTAAGCAAGATTTGGACTTGGAACTTCGATTGGGGTACTCATAG
- the LOC107940446 gene encoding enoyl-CoA delta isomerase 2, peroxisomal: protein MCTLEKRGNVFILTFTGEDQHRFNPNLIGSLLSLLSQVKAEATRGSALITQAQGKFFSNGFDLDWAQAAGSEQGAAERLHHMVALFKPVTAALLSLPMPTVAAITGHAAAAGFLLALSHDYLIMRKDRGVLYMSEVDIALTIPDYFNALFREKIGDASVRRDLLLRGLKMKGDEAEKRGVVEAAYGGEAEVREASVRLAENLGKRKWNGEVYAEIRKGLYPQLSAILGLTHKAYTIARL from the coding sequence ATGTGTACATTGGAGAAACGCGGCAACGTCTTTATTTTAACATTTACCGGCGAAGACCAGCACCGGTTTAATCCCAATCTCATCGGCTCCCTTCTCAGCCTTCTCTCTCAGGTCAAGGCTGAAGCCACTCGTGGCTCAGCTCTTATTACCCAAGCCCAAGGTAAGTTCTTCTCCAACGGCTTCGATCTCGACTGGGCTCAAGCCGCCGGATCTGAACAAGGAGCCGCGGAACGGTTACACCACATGGTGGCTTTGTTTAAGCCCGTCACCGCGGCTCTTCTGTCCCTCCCGATGCCCACCGTCGCCGCCATCACCGGTCACGCCGCTGCCGCTGGATTTCTCCTCGCGTTGTCTCACGATTACCTGATCATGAGGAAAGACCGAGGGGTTCTTTACATGTCCGAGGTGGACATAGCGCTGACAATCCCCGATTACTTCAACGCGTTGTTTAGGGAAAAGATCGGCGACGCGTCGGTCCGCCGCGATTTGTTGCTGCGAGGGTTGAAGATGAAGGGAGACGAGGCGGAGAAGAGAGGGGTAGTGGAAGCGGCGTACGGCGGCGAAGCGGAAGTGAGAGAAGCGAGCGTACGTTTGGCGGAGAATTTGGGTAAAAGGAAGTGGAACGGGGAGGTTTATGCCGAGATAAGGAAAGGATTATACCCTCAGCTCTCTGCTATACTGGGATTAACCCACAAAGCATACACCATTGCCAGGCTTTGA
- the LOC121232250 gene encoding protein tas isoform X2, whose amino-acid sequence MFFFFHLDKVEKDTITRFHLIQSEMAVSTSTVSASVPPYLCCNTTKIPCFKVPHHTPLRLYNAKRTQIWFKRSCFKSPITAKVAQQNDLQYRKLGDYDLQISEITLGTMTFGEQNTEKEAHEMLSYAFEHGINALDTAEVYPIPMKKETSGRTDLYIASWLKSQPRDKVILATKVCGYSERSAHLRDNAKALRVDAVNIRESVEKSLKRLNTDYIDLLQIHWPDRYVPLFGEYFYDSSKWRPSIPFVEQLKALQEVIDEGKVRYIGVSNETSYGVMEFVHAARVEGLSKIVSIQNSYSLLVRRFEVDLVEVCHPKNCNIGLLSYSPLAGGALSGKYLDINSEAAKKGRLNLFPGYMERYNKSIAKEATMQYIEMAKKHRLSPVQLALGFVRDRPFMTSSIIGATSVEQLKEDIDAFLTTQRPLPPEVMEDIEAIFKRYKDPAIL is encoded by the exons atgttttttttttttcatttggatAAGGTGGAAAAGGATACAATTACAAGGTTCCACTTAATTCAAAGCGAAATGGCGGTCTCCACTTCCACAGTCTCTGCTTCAGTCCCTCCATATCTTTGCTGCAACACCACCAAAATTCCCTGCTTTAAAGTCCCACACCACACGCCACTACGTTTATACAATGCTAAAAGAACGCAGATTTGGTTCAAGAGGAGCTGTTTCAAGTCACCCATCACTGCTAAAGTCGCTCAACAAAACGATTTGCAGTATAGGAAGCTCGGCGACTATGATCTTCAAATCAGTGAAATCACATTGGGAACT ATGACATTTGGAGAACAAAATACAGAGAAAGAAGCTCATGAAATGCTCAGCTATGCTTTTGAACACGGCATCAATGCTCTCGATACTGCTGAAGTC TACCCGATTCCCATGAAGAAAGAGACGAGTGGAAGAACCGATCTCTACATTGCTAGCTGGCTGAAGTCTCAACCTCGCGATAAG GTTATTTTGGCAACAAAAGTATGCGGCTATTCAGAACGATCGGCTCACCTACGTGACAATGCAAAAGCTTTACGGGTTGATGCTGTGAACATTAGAGAAAGCGTAGAGAAAAGCCTTAAAAGACTCAACACCGATTACATTGATTTACTGCAAATTCATTG GCCAGATCGTTATGTGCCGTTGTTTGGTGAGTATTTCTATGATTCTTCAAAATGGCGACCAAGTATACCGTTTGTGGAACAACTTAAGGCTTTACAAGAAGTCATCGACGAAGGAAAG GTACGCTATATCGGAGTTTCTAACGAGACTTCGTATGGAGTAATGGAGTTTGTTCATGCAGCTCGAGTTGAAGGACTATCAAAGATCGTTAGTATCCAAAACAGCTATAGTCTACTGGTCCGGCGTTTCGAGG TCGACCTGGTCGAAGTTTGTCACCCGAAGAATTGCAATATTGGGTTACTTTCTTACTCTCCGCTCGCCGGTGGAGCGCTAAGCGGAAAATACTTAGATATCAATTCCGAAGCGGCAAAGAAAGGGAGGTTGAACCTTTTCCCTGGCTACATGGAAAGATATAACAAGTCAATTGCCAAG GAAGCAACAATGCAATATATTGAGATGGCGAAAAAGCACCGATTAAGTCCCGTTCAACTCGCGCTCGGGTTTGTACGAGATCGTCCGTTTATGACGAGTTCGATCATCGGCGCAACCTCGGTTGAGCAGCTGAAGGAAGACATTGATGCATTTCTAACAACTCAACGGCCTTTGCCACCAGAGGTAATGGAAGATATTGAAGCCATTTTCAAAAGATACAAAGATCCTGCCATTCTCTGA
- the LOC121232250 gene encoding protein tas isoform X1: protein MFFFFHLDKVEKDTITRFHLIQSEMAVSTSTVSASVPPYLCCNTTKIPCFKVPHHTPLRLYNAKRTQIWFKRSCFKSPITAKVAQQNDLQYRKLGDYDLQISEITLGTMTFGEQNTEKEAHEMLSYAFEHGINALDTAEVVSSLYPIPMKKETSGRTDLYIASWLKSQPRDKVILATKVCGYSERSAHLRDNAKALRVDAVNIRESVEKSLKRLNTDYIDLLQIHWPDRYVPLFGEYFYDSSKWRPSIPFVEQLKALQEVIDEGKVRYIGVSNETSYGVMEFVHAARVEGLSKIVSIQNSYSLLVRRFEVDLVEVCHPKNCNIGLLSYSPLAGGALSGKYLDINSEAAKKGRLNLFPGYMERYNKSIAKEATMQYIEMAKKHRLSPVQLALGFVRDRPFMTSSIIGATSVEQLKEDIDAFLTTQRPLPPEVMEDIEAIFKRYKDPAIL from the exons atgttttttttttttcatttggatAAGGTGGAAAAGGATACAATTACAAGGTTCCACTTAATTCAAAGCGAAATGGCGGTCTCCACTTCCACAGTCTCTGCTTCAGTCCCTCCATATCTTTGCTGCAACACCACCAAAATTCCCTGCTTTAAAGTCCCACACCACACGCCACTACGTTTATACAATGCTAAAAGAACGCAGATTTGGTTCAAGAGGAGCTGTTTCAAGTCACCCATCACTGCTAAAGTCGCTCAACAAAACGATTTGCAGTATAGGAAGCTCGGCGACTATGATCTTCAAATCAGTGAAATCACATTGGGAACT ATGACATTTGGAGAACAAAATACAGAGAAAGAAGCTCATGAAATGCTCAGCTATGCTTTTGAACACGGCATCAATGCTCTCGATACTGCTGAAGTCGTAAGTTCTTTG TACCCGATTCCCATGAAGAAAGAGACGAGTGGAAGAACCGATCTCTACATTGCTAGCTGGCTGAAGTCTCAACCTCGCGATAAG GTTATTTTGGCAACAAAAGTATGCGGCTATTCAGAACGATCGGCTCACCTACGTGACAATGCAAAAGCTTTACGGGTTGATGCTGTGAACATTAGAGAAAGCGTAGAGAAAAGCCTTAAAAGACTCAACACCGATTACATTGATTTACTGCAAATTCATTG GCCAGATCGTTATGTGCCGTTGTTTGGTGAGTATTTCTATGATTCTTCAAAATGGCGACCAAGTATACCGTTTGTGGAACAACTTAAGGCTTTACAAGAAGTCATCGACGAAGGAAAG GTACGCTATATCGGAGTTTCTAACGAGACTTCGTATGGAGTAATGGAGTTTGTTCATGCAGCTCGAGTTGAAGGACTATCAAAGATCGTTAGTATCCAAAACAGCTATAGTCTACTGGTCCGGCGTTTCGAGG TCGACCTGGTCGAAGTTTGTCACCCGAAGAATTGCAATATTGGGTTACTTTCTTACTCTCCGCTCGCCGGTGGAGCGCTAAGCGGAAAATACTTAGATATCAATTCCGAAGCGGCAAAGAAAGGGAGGTTGAACCTTTTCCCTGGCTACATGGAAAGATATAACAAGTCAATTGCCAAG GAAGCAACAATGCAATATATTGAGATGGCGAAAAAGCACCGATTAAGTCCCGTTCAACTCGCGCTCGGGTTTGTACGAGATCGTCCGTTTATGACGAGTTCGATCATCGGCGCAACCTCGGTTGAGCAGCTGAAGGAAGACATTGATGCATTTCTAACAACTCAACGGCCTTTGCCACCAGAGGTAATGGAAGATATTGAAGCCATTTTCAAAAGATACAAAGATCCTGCCATTCTCTGA
- the LOC107933115 gene encoding PH, RCC1 and FYVE domains-containing protein 1 — translation MADLVHYGNSERDIEQAIITLKKGTQLLKYSRKGKPKFRAFRLSPDETTLRWLSHGEEKNLKLSSVTRILPGQRTAVFRRFLRPEKEYLSFSLLYNNGDRSLDLICKDKAEAEVWLAGLKALIGQNRNRRAKSDLSDLQNSFFQNGRPFGVALDFSPSIASSSASIDLGGSDAGSERASMQVRSSGADGFRLSVSSTPSCSSVGSGGPDDIESLGDVYVWGDVWADGSDGTVSAVSPKIDVLSPKPLESNVVLDVHQIACGVRHIALVTKQGEVFTWGEESGGRLGHGIEKDFSRPRLVEFLAVTNVEFVASGEYHTCVVSTAGDLFTWGDGTHNARLLGHGTDVSHWIPKRVSGALEGLQVLSIACGTWHSALATSNGKLFTFGDGTFGVLGHGDRESAAYPKEVQLLNGLKTIKVACGVWHTAAIVEVSGQSGANISSRKLFTWGDGDKHRLGHGNKETYLLPTCVSSLIDYNFHQLACGHTITVALTSSGHVFTMGGTAYGQLGNPGSDGKLPCLVQEKLVGEFVEEISCGAYHVAVLTSRSEVFTWGRGANGRLGHGDIEDRRTPTLIESLKDRHVKNISCGSNFTSCICIHKWVSGADQSVCSGCRQAFGFTRKRHNCYNCGLVHCHACSSKKALKAALAPTPGKPHRVCDACYIKLKSAEVGNASNLNRKSAGPRPSIDGRERLDRGEIRSSRLLLSPNTELVKYLEIMTGKPGTRFDAASQMRGSQVPSTLQLRDVGLPSTFVAFQNAFKPATPPATPPTQSPINSRSSSPYSRRPSPPRSSTNTFSKNVIESLRKSNELLNQEVSKLQNQVKSLKQKCDTQDMEILKLRKNAQESASHAVKESSKFKEAKEVVKSITDQLKEIIEKLPSDVSESETLKAMNTQAEAFLKTHGTTEASMESSNDQRMEYSVDTTAVPSTYSSENESRSSEASAVRGGAEKEITEQFEPGVYITYVNHRNGGKIFRRVRFSKRRFDETQAEEWWSKNKDRVLKRYSPHATKPASSTALSLTQPPPQPVVDETTEAAPPP, via the exons ATGGCAGATCTTGTTCATTATGGCAATTCTGAACGCGACATTGAGCAA GCAATTATTACTTTGAAAAAGGGCACTCAACTACTCAAATATAGCCGTAAAGGAAAACCTAAGTTTCGAGCATTTAGACTTTCCCCG GATGAAACGACATTAAGATGGTTATCACATGGAGAAGAGAAGAATCTAAAATTAAGCTCTGTCACTCGTATCCTTCCTGGACAGAGAACT GCTGTTTTTAGAAGATTTTTGCGCCCGGAAAAGGAGTACTTGTCATTTTCACTTCTATATAATAACGGTGATAGATCTCTTGACTTG ATCTGCAAGGACAAAGCTGAGGCTGAAGTGTGGTTAGCAGGTCTTAAGGCATTGATTGGACAAAATCGAAATAGGCGAGCCAAAAGTGATTTAAGTGAT CTACAAAACAGTTTCTTTCAAAATGGTCGCCCATTTGGTGTAGCTCTAGATTTCAGCCCTAGTATTGCCAGCAGTAGTGCGTCTATAGATCTTGGGGGCTCAGATGCGGGGTCAGAACGTGCAAGTATGCAGGTGAGATCTAGCGGTGCAGATGGTTTCCGACTTAGTGTTTCAAGCACTCCTAGCTGTTCAAGTGTTGGATCTGGGGGTCCAGATGACATAGAATCATTAGGTGATGTTTACGTATGGGGAGACGTTTGGGCTGACGGATCAGATGGGACTGTAAGCGCAGTTTCACCAAAAATCGATGTGCTAAGTCCTAAGCCCTTGGAATCAAATGTAGTCCTTGATGTTCATCAGATAGCTTGTGGTGTAAGACATATTGCTCTCGTAACAAAGCAGGGTGAAGTTTTCACCTGGGGTGAGGAATCAGGTGGCAGACTTGGCCATGGAATTGAAAAAGACTTTAGCCGCCCCCGATTAGTTGAGTTCTTGGCAGTAACTAATGTGGAATTTGTTGCATCCGGAGAATATCATACATGTGTTGTATCTACAGCTGGTGATTTATTCACTTGGGGTGATGGTACTCATAATGCTAGACTCCTTGGCCATGGCACCGATGTTAGCCATTGGATCCCAAAGAGAGTTTCTGGGGCATTAGAAGGACTGCAAGTCTTATCCATTGCATGCGGCACTTGGCATTCAGCTCTGGCAACTTCTAATGGCAAGCTATTTACATTCGGTGATGGAACATTTGGTGTTTTGGGCCATGGAGATAGGGAAAGTGCTGCATATCCAAAAGAAGTTCAACTGTTGAATGGCCTAAAGACTATTAAAGTTGCATGTGGGGTATGGCATACAGCAGCCATTGTCGAGGTTTCAGGCCAGTCCGGTGCTAACATTTCATCGAGAAAGTTGTTCACCTGGGGTGATGGCGATAAACACCGGCTGGGTCATGGAAATAAAGAAACTTATCTACTTCCAACCTGCGTCTCTTCACTAATCGACTACAACTTCCACCAGCTAGCCTGCGGACATACTATTACAGTTGCACTTACTTCATCAGGTCATGTTTTTACCATGGGGGGTACTGCATATGGTCAACTAGGCAACCCAGGTTCCGATGGAAAATTACCATGCCTGGTACAAGAAAAACTGGTAGGTGAATTCGTGGAAGAAATTTCTTGCGGAGCATATCACGTTGCTGTACTGACATCAAGAAGTGAAGTATTCACTTGGGGAAGAGGTGCCAATGGAAGACTAGGACATGGTGACATAGAAGATAGAAGAACTCCAACACTGATTGAATCATTGAAGGATAGACATGTCAAAAATATATCATGTGGTTCAAACTTCACTTCCTGTATATGCATCCATAAATGGGTATCGGGTGCTGACCAGTCAGTTTGCTCTGGCTGCCGGCAGGCATTTGGTTTCACTAGAAAGAGGCACAATTGTTACAATTGCGGACTGGTGCATTGCCATGCCTGCAGTTCCAAGAAAGCATTGAAAGCAGCATTGGCTCCAACTCCTGGAAAACCTCATCGCGTTTGCGATGCTTGCTACATAAAACTGAAATCTGCTGAAGTTGGAAATGCGTcaaatttgaatagaaaatctGCTGGTCCACGTCCCTCAATTGATGGCAGGGAAAGATTAGATAGAGGAGAGATAAGGTCTTCCAGGCTTTTACTCTCTCCCAACACAGAACTGGTCAAATACCTTGAGATAATGACAGGTAAACCCGGGACTCGATTCGATGCTGCTTCTCAAATGCGAGGTTCCCAAGTCCCATCGACGTTACAGCTTAGAGATGTCGGACTTCCAAGTACATTTGTTGCTTTTCAAAATGCTTTTAAACCGGCTACTCCTCCAGCAACACCACCAACTCAGTCCCCTATTAACTCAAGATCTAGTTCACCGTACTCAAGGCGACCAAGTCCTCCACGCTCCAGTACAAATACATTTTCAAAGAACGTTATCGAAAGCCTGAGGAAGTCAAATGAACTTCTGAACCAAGAAGTGTCAAAATTGCAAAATCAA GTAAAAAGTTTGAAGCAGAAATGTGATACGCAAGACATGGAGATTCTGAAACTACGGAAAAATGCTCAAGAATCTGCTTCACATGCTGTAAAGGAATCATCCAAGTTTAAAGAGGCCAAGGAAGTTGTGAAATCCATCACAGATCAG TTGAAGGAAATAATAGAGAAGTTGCCTTCTGATGTTTCTGAAAGTGAAACCCTTAAAGCTATGAATACACAAGCTGAAGCATTCTTAAAAACTCATGGAACAACTGAAGCTTCAATGGAGTCTTCAAATGATCAGAGGATGGAGTATAGTGTGGACACCACAGCTGTACCATCTACCTATAGCTCAGAAAACGAATCAAGATCATCCGAGGCTTCAGCGGTTAGAGGTGGTGCAGAAAAAGAAATTACCGAGCAATTCGAACCTGGAGTCTACATCACTTATGTTAATCATCGAAATGGAGGGAAGATCTTCAGACGAGTTAGATTCAG cAAACGAAGGTTTGATGAGACACAAGCTGAAGAATGGTGGAGCAAAAATAAAGATAGGGTGCTTAAAAGGTACAGTCCACATGCAACTAAACCGGCTTCTTCAACGGCATTATCACTTACTCAACCACCACCACAACCAGTTGTTGATGAAACCACTGAAGCAGCACCTCCTCCTTAA
- the LOC121232246 gene encoding enoyl-CoA delta isomerase 2, peroxisomal — MCTLEKRGNLFILTLTGEDRHLFNPDLISSLLKLLSQVKAQATCGSALITQAQGKFFSYGFDLDWAQAAGSEQGAVKRLQQMADLFKPVIATLLSLPMPTIAAITGHAVAAGFTLALSHDYLIMREDRGILWMPEVDIALTLPDYINALFKEMIGDASVRRDLLLRGLKMKGDEAEKRGVVKAAYDGEAEVREASVCLAENLGKRKWHGEVYAEIRKGLYPQLSAILGLSHKVYAIARL, encoded by the coding sequence ATGTGTACGTTAGAGAAGCGCGGCAACCTCTTCATTTTAACGTTGACCGGCGAAGACCGGCATCTGTTTAACCCCGATCTTATCAGTTCCCTCCTCAAGCTTCTCTCTCAGGTCAAGGCTCAAGCTACTTGTGGTTCGGCTCTTATTACCCAAGCCCAGGGTAAGTTCTTCTCCTACGGCTTTGACCTTGATTGGGCGCAAGCTGCCGGGTCCGAACAAGGAGCCGTAAAACGGTTACAACAGATGGCGGATTTGTTCAAGCCCGTCATCGCCACTCTTCTCTCCCTCCCGATGCCCACCATTGCCGCCATCACTGGTCACGCTGTTGCCGCCGGATTCACCCTTGCATTGTCCCACGATTATCTCATCATGCGGGAAGACAGAGGGATACTTTGGATGCCTGAGGTGGACATAGCGCTGACACTCCCCGATTACATCAACGCGTTGTTCAAAGAAATGATCGGCGACGCGTCAGTCCGTCGCGATTTGTTGTTACGAGGGTTGAAGATGAAGGGAGATGAGGCAGAGAAGAGAGGGGTTGTGAAAGCGGCGTACGACGGTGAAGCGGAAGTGAGGGAGGCAAGCGTATGTTTGGCGGAGAACTTAGGGAAAAGGAAGTGGCACGGTGAGGTTTACGCTGAGATAAGGAAAGGATTGTACCCTCAGCTCTCTGCTATACTGGGATTATCCCACAAAGTATACGCCATTGCCAGGCTTTGA